One Strix uralensis isolate ZFMK-TIS-50842 chromosome 9, bStrUra1, whole genome shotgun sequence DNA segment encodes these proteins:
- the CLCN2 gene encoding chloride channel protein 2 isoform X9: MKTILRGVVLKEYLTLKTFVAKVIGLTCALGSGMPLGKEGPFVHIASMCAALLSRFLSLFGGIYENESRNTEMLAAACAVGVGCCFAAPIGGVLFSIEVTSTFFAVRNYWRGFFAATFSAFIFRVLAVWNKDEETITALFKTRFRLDFPFDLQELPAFAVIGIASGFGGALFVYLNRKIVQFMRRQKTINRFLMKKRLLFPALVTLLISTLTFPPGFGQFMAGQLTQKDTLVTLFDNQTWAKQGLSDEFEYLGILEAWRHPRSNVFVTLVVFILMKFWMSALATTIPVPCGAFMPVFVIGAAFGRLVGESMAAWFPDGIHTDSNTYRIVPGGYAVVGAAALSGAVTHTVSTAVIVFELTGQISHILPVMIAVILANAVAQSLQPSLYDSIIRIKKLPYLPELGWGHHEKYNVRVENIMVRDIRYVTLNCKYRDLQHVLHTTKMKSLPLVESAESMILLGSIERAQVGALLSHQLSPQRRLQALRQKALAEDGHQLSDASIRFQISTETSSSTPARAAPRKPLKPALKRASSSPAESPPGESARSPPDPPVPLADTPSPPAAGTADHTGIALKSLFCANTSAEPTEAQGRAYRKAKHVRISIMEDLDLGDRMTPAEILEWEEQQLDELVDFSSAKIDPAPFQLVEHTSLHKTHTIFSLLGLDHAYVTSIGRLVGMVSLKELRKAIEGSLTAKGVKVRPPLASFRDSTASAGEPDTTALHQLWDRHQHHPMPREASPGADDDDDDDTPKGQ; this comes from the exons ATGAAGACCATCCTGCGGGGCGTTGTGCTGAAGGAGTACCTCACCCTCAAGACCTTCGTGGCCAAGGTGATCGGGCTGACATGTGCCCTGGGCAGCGGCATGCCCCTGGGCAAGGAG GGTCCCTTTGTCCACATTGCCAGCATGTGCGCAGCCCTGCTCAGCCGCTTCCTCTCCCTCTTTGGGGGCATCTATGAG AATGAGTCGAGGAACACCGAaatgctggctgctgcctgcgcCGTCGGTGTCGGCTGCTGCTTCGCTGCCCCCATCGGAG GCGTCCTCTTCAGCATCGAGGTCACCTCCACCTTCTTTGCCGTCCGCAACTACTGGCGCGGCTTCTTTGCCGCCACCTTCAGCGCCTTCATCTTCCGTGTCCTCGCCGTCTGGAACAAGGATGAAG AGACAATCACGGCGCTGTTCAAAACCCGCTTTCGCCTCGACTTCCCCTTTGACCTGCAGGAGCTGCCCGCCTTCGCTGTCATCGG GATCGCCAGTGGCTTTGGGGGCGCGCTCTTCGTCTACCTCAACCGCAAGATTGTGCAGTTCATGCGCCGCCAGAAGACCATCAACCGCTTCCTCATGAAGAA GCGCCTGCTCTTCCCTGCCCTGGTGACGCTGCTCATCTCAACGCTGACCTTCCCGCCCGGCTTTGGACAGTTCATGGCTGGCCAG CTCACCCAGAAGGACACCCTGGTGACACTCTTCGACAACCAGACGTGGGCCAAGCAGGGGCTCAGCGACGAGTTTGAATATTTGGGCATCCTGGAGGCCTGGCGTCACCCCCGCTCCAATGTCTTTGTCACCCTCGTTGTCTTCATCCTCATGAAG TTCTGGATGTCGGCCTTGGCCACCACCATCCCAGTGCCCTGCGGAGCCTTCATGCCTGTCTTCGTCATCG GGGCAGCCTTCGGGCGCCTGGTGGGGGAGAGCATGGCAGCCTGGTTCCCCGATGGCATCCACACCGACAGCAACACCTACCGCATTGTGCCGGGGGGCTACGCCGTGGTGG GGGCGGCTGCACTGTCGGGTGCCGTCACCCACACGGTGTCCACGGCCGTCATTGTCTTCGAGCTGACGGGGCAGATCTCGCACATCCTGCCCGTCATGATCGCCGTCATCCTGGCCAACGCCGTGGCCCAGAGCCTCCAGCCCTCCCTCTACGACAGCATCATCCGCATTAAGAAGCTGCCCTACCTccctgagctgggctggggccaCCACGA AAAATACAATGTGCGGGTGGAGAACATCATGGTGAGGGACATCCGCTACGTCACCCTCAACTGCAAGTACCGGGACCTGCAGCACGTCCTGCACACCACCAAGATGAAGAGTCTGCCGCTGGTGGAGTCGGCCG AGTCCATGATCCTGCTGGGCTCCATCGAGCGGGCGCAGGTGGGGGCCCTGCTCAGCCACCAGctcagcccccagcgccggctcCAGGCCCTGCGGCAGAAGGCGCTGGCCGAGGACGGGCACCAGCTCTCCGATGCCAGCATCCGCTTCCAG ATCAGCACGGAGACCTCCTCGAGCACCCCCGCCCGCGCTGCCCCCCGCAAGCCCCTGAAGCCGGCGCTGAAGCGGGCGTCCAGCAGCCCAGCCGAGAGCCCCCCGGGTGAGTCTGCGCGCAGCCCCCCCGACCCCCCTGTGCCCCTCGCtgacaccccctccccgcccgcagcTGGCACCGCCGACCACACCGGCATCGCCCTCAAGAGCCTCTTCTGTGCCAACACCTCCGCAGAGCCCACCGAG GCCCAGGGCAGGGCCTATCGCAAGGCCAAACACGTCCGCATTTCCATCATG GAGGATCTGGATCTGGGTGACAGGATGACCCCGGCAGAG ATCCTGGAGTGGGAGGAGCAACAGCTGGACGAGCTGGTGGACTTCAGCAGCGCCAAGATCGACCCCGCGCCCTTCCAGCTGGTGGAGCACACCTCCCTGCACAAG ACCCACACCATCTTCTCGCTGCTGGGCCTGGACCACGCATACGTCACCAGCATTGGGCGCCTGGTGGGCATGGTGTCCCTCAAGGAG CTGCGCAAGGCCATCGAGGGCTCGCTGACAGCCAAGGGGGTGAAGGTGCGCCCGCCGCTCGCCAGCTTCCGTGACAGCACTGCCAGCGCCGGCGAGCCCGACACCACTgccctgcaccagctctgggaCCGCCACCAGCACCACCCCATGCCCCGCGAGGCCAGTCCCGGGGCCGATGACGATGACGATGATGACACCCCCAAGGGCCAGTGA